One genomic region from Manis pentadactyla isolate mManPen7 chromosome 12, mManPen7.hap1, whole genome shotgun sequence encodes:
- the LOC118921774 gene encoding olfactory receptor 7D4-like, with protein sequence MEAGNSTEVPQFLLLGLSEDLALQPVLFGLFLSMYLVTVLGNLLIILAVGSDPHLHTPKYFFLSHLSCVDICFTSTTVPKMLVNIQTQSKDVSYVGCLIQVYFCMVFAGLEDFLLTVMAYDRYVAICHPLHYTAFMNPRLCGLLVLACWFTVSWVSLLHILLMVRLTCAGTEIPHFFCELGQVLMAACSDALINDIALYVAKALLGVFPLTGVLFSYYQIVSSIARMASTEGRYKAFSTCGSHLSVVSLFYGTGLGVYFSAAVTHSPQRSLIASVMYTVVTPMLNPFIYSLWNRDVKGAL encoded by the coding sequence atggaagcaggaaacagcacagAAGTACCGcagttcctcctcctgggcctgTCAGAGGATCTGGCACTGCAGCCTGTCCTCTTTGGCCTCTTCCTgtccatgtacctggtcaccGTGCTTGGTAACCTGCTCATCATACTGGCCGTTGGCTCCGACCCTCACCTCCACACTCCCAAGTACTTCTTCCTGTCCCACCTGTCCTGTGTGGACATCTGCTTCACCTCCACCACCGTCCCCaagatgctggtgaacatccagACACAGAGCAAAGACGTCTCCTACGTAGGCTGCCTCATTCAGGTGTATTTCTGTATGGTTTTTGCTGGGCTAGAGGACTTCCTCCTGaccgtgatggcctatgaccggtacgtggccatctgccaccccctGCACTACACGGCCTTCATGAACCCCCGGCTCTGTGGGCTCCTGGTCCTTGCGTGTTGGTTCACCGTTTCCTGGGTCTCTCTGCTTcatattctactgatggtgcggCTGACCTGTGCAGGCACTGAGATCCCGCACTTCTTCTGTGAGCTGGGGCAGGTTCTCATGGCAGCCTGCTCTGACGCCCTCATCAATGACATCGCCTTGTATGTGGCCAAGGCTCTGCTGGGTGTGTTTCCTCTCACCGGAGTCCTGTTCTCTTACTATCAGATCGTCTCCTCCATAGCGAGGATGGCCTCCACTGAGGGCAGGTATAAAGCATTTTCCACCTGCGGGTCTCATCTGTCTGTGGTCTCCTTGTTCTATGGGACAGGCCTTGGGGTCTACTTCAGCGCTGCTGTGACGCATTCTCCACAGAGGAGCTTGATCGCCTCAGTGATGTACACGGTGgtcacccccatgctgaaccccttcatctacagcctgtgGAACAGGGACGTGAAGGGGGCCCTGTGA